From Pyxidicoccus xibeiensis, the proteins below share one genomic window:
- the agmC gene encoding adventurous gliding motility protein AgmC, which translates to MNDNTHTPLPLASAKRVRARLPAAGLLALLCVALVAPAAHAEPDIFQLGNAQDGALTVNAANTVVNVYTRVTAAVPAGQSFVTVATTTGFAVGDLVMVLQSTGLSPRPTSGSQTPLDMSGNTMGRWQLARVQSLTATRLSFTQPLTVAFGATGTQAVLVREYSTVNINAGGSLVARTWDGTTGGVLAFLATGAVNNAGSISATGAGFRGGIFMNGAGDACTGFDAVWPDGAMKGEGVFPGAYAPTLDTFPPPAGTTGYGNIANGGGGGICHNSGGGGGGGAGAGGKGGRTWNGEEAPARDVGGRGGVRMNYDAVSRGLFGGGGGAGHSNDDLGGMGNAGGGVVFMRAASLAGAGAVSADGVAGQNAQGGGNDAAGGGGAGGTIYMRFTGNLTCSANTVTARGGSGGSSVFATPHGTGGGGGGGHVLVQGATVGCSPVVTGGAAGTQPTAGAQDGVNYGAVAGSPGVVSVLAGAFPAAPAAPVVVTPANGSTTGVRPPITGTAPAGSTVVITVDNIEIGRVTADAAGNFTFTPTTDLAVGAHNVSAVAEVQGVASPRSNTNTFTVVTDSTPPDTTIVSGPAAVTNSTSATFDFSSNESPVTYQCSLDGAAFVACTDPRTFTGLANGNHTLAVRAVDTAGNVDSTPATYAWTVDATVPDTTIVSGPAAVTNSTSATFDFSSNESPVTYQCSLDGAAFVACTDPRTFTGLANGNHTLAVRAVDTAGNVDPTPATYAWTVDTAPPDTTIVSGPTAVTASTSATFDFSSNESPVTYQCSLDGAAFVACTDPRTFTGLANGNHTLAVRAVDTAGNVDPTPATYAWT; encoded by the coding sequence ATGAACGACAACACCCACACCCCTCTTCCGCTGGCATCGGCGAAGCGCGTACGTGCTCGCCTGCCTGCTGCTGGCCTGCTGGCGCTCCTGTGCGTCGCGCTGGTGGCTCCCGCCGCGCACGCCGAGCCCGACATCTTCCAGCTGGGCAATGCCCAGGACGGCGCGCTGACCGTCAACGCCGCCAACACCGTCGTCAACGTCTATACGCGGGTGACGGCGGCCGTTCCGGCGGGCCAGAGCTTCGTCACCGTGGCCACCACGACAGGCTTCGCTGTCGGCGACCTGGTGATGGTGCTCCAGAGCACGGGCCTCTCCCCGAGGCCCACGTCGGGCAGTCAGACGCCCCTCGACATGTCCGGCAATACGATGGGCCGCTGGCAGCTGGCGCGCGTCCAGTCCCTCACCGCGACCCGGCTCAGCTTCACCCAGCCGCTCACGGTGGCCTTCGGGGCGACCGGGACCCAGGCGGTGCTGGTGCGCGAGTACAGCACCGTGAACATCAACGCTGGAGGCAGCCTCGTCGCCCGGACCTGGGATGGGACCACGGGCGGCGTGCTGGCCTTCCTGGCGACGGGAGCGGTGAACAACGCAGGCTCCATCTCTGCCACGGGCGCGGGGTTCCGTGGTGGCATCTTCATGAACGGCGCTGGGGACGCGTGTACCGGTTTTGACGCTGTGTGGCCGGACGGTGCCATGAAGGGCGAGGGCGTGTTTCCAGGCGCCTATGCCCCCACGCTCGACACGTTCCCTCCGCCGGCTGGCACGACGGGCTACGGCAACATCGCCAATGGTGGTGGTGGCGGCATCTGCCACAACTCGGGCGGTGGCGGTGGCGGTGGCGCGGGCGCGGGTGGCAAGGGTGGCCGCACCTGGAACGGCGAAGAAGCGCCTGCGCGGGACGTGGGCGGGCGTGGTGGTGTGCGGATGAACTATGACGCCGTGAGCCGCGGGCTCTTCGGCGGTGGTGGCGGCGCTGGCCACAGCAATGACGACCTCGGCGGTATGGGCAACGCCGGTGGTGGCGTCGTGTTCATGCGCGCCGCATCGCTGGCGGGCGCTGGCGCGGTGAGCGCGGATGGCGTGGCGGGACAGAACGCGCAAGGCGGGGGCAACGACGCGGCGGGTGGTGGTGGCGCGGGCGGCACCATCTACATGCGCTTCACGGGCAACCTGACCTGCAGCGCGAACACCGTCACTGCTCGTGGTGGCAGCGGCGGTAGTTCCGTCTTCGCGACGCCTCACGGAACGGGTGGTGGTGGTGGCGGCGGGCATGTCCTGGTGCAGGGAGCGACGGTCGGCTGCTCGCCCGTCGTCACGGGCGGCGCGGCGGGCACCCAGCCGACGGCTGGCGCTCAGGATGGTGTGAACTACGGCGCCGTGGCCGGAAGCCCGGGTGTGGTCAGCGTGCTTGCGGGCGCGTTCCCCGCGGCCCCCGCCGCTCCGGTGGTGGTGACGCCGGCCAACGGCTCTACGACGGGTGTGCGTCCTCCCATCACCGGTACGGCGCCGGCGGGCTCGACGGTGGTCATCACCGTCGACAACATCGAGATTGGCCGTGTGACGGCCGACGCGGCGGGCAACTTTACCTTCACGCCGACGACGGACCTGGCGGTCGGTGCGCACAACGTGAGCGCGGTGGCCGAGGTGCAGGGTGTGGCCAGTCCCCGCAGCAACACCAACACCTTCACCGTGGTCACGGACAGCACGCCGCCGGACACGACGATTGTCAGCGGCCCCGCCGCAGTGACGAACTCCACCAGCGCGACGTTCGACTTCAGCTCCAACGAGAGTCCCGTCACCTACCAGTGCTCGCTGGACGGCGCGGCCTTCGTGGCCTGCACCGACCCGCGCACCTTCACCGGCCTGGCGAACGGCAACCACACCCTGGCCGTGCGCGCGGTGGACACCGCGGGCAACGTCGACTCGACGCCCGCGACCTACGCCTGGACGGTGGACGCCACCGTGCCGGATACCACCATCGTGAGTGGCCCCGCTGCCGTGACGAACTCCACCAGCGCGACGTTCGACTTCAGCTCCAACGAGAGCCCCGTCACCTACCAGTGCAGCCTGGACGGCGCTGCCTTCGTGGCCTGCACCGACCCGCGCACCTTCACCGGCCTGGCGAACGGCAACCACACCCTGGCCGTGCGCGCGGTGGACACCGCGGGCAACGTCGACCCGACCCCTGCGACCTACGCCTGGACGGTGGACACCGCTCCTCCGGATACGACGATTGTCAGCGGCCCGACGGCCGTGACGGCGTCCACGTCGGCGACCTTCGACTTCAGCTCCAACGAGAGCCCCGTCACCTACCAGTGCTCGCTGGATGGCGCGGCCTTCGTGGCCTGCACCGACCCGCGCACCTTCACCGGCCTGGCGAACGGCAACCACACCCTGGCCGTGCGCGCGGTGGACACCGCGGGCAACGTCGACCCGACCCCTGCGACCTACGCCTGGACGG
- the ftsA gene encoding cell division protein FtsA, with protein sequence MAKQKSGEIIVGLDIGTTKICAIVGELTDSGIDIIGIGTHPSKGLRKGVVVNIEATVSSIRRAVEEAELMAGAEISHVYTGIAGGHIKGFNSQGIVAVKDKEVREADIARVIDAAKAVAIPLDREVIHVLPQEFIIDDQGGIKEPLGMAGVRLEAKVHIVTGAVSSAQNIVKCANRTGLNVSDIVLQPLASAEAVLGEDEKELGVCLVDIGGGTTDIAIFSGGSIVHTAVIALGGNNLTSDIAIGLRTPAHEAERIKQKYGCALASLINKDDTIEVPSVGGRQPRVLGRQILCEILEPRVEEIFQLVHREIQKCGYEDLLASGVVITGGSTLLAGMPELAEEVLGLPVRRGMPRGIGGLVDVVKSPMYATGVGLVVYGAKHLDRRMFRIREENVYKKVKGRMREWLEEIF encoded by the coding sequence ATGGCGAAGCAGAAGTCGGGGGAGATCATCGTCGGCCTCGACATCGGCACGACGAAGATCTGCGCCATCGTCGGGGAGCTGACCGACAGCGGCATCGACATCATCGGCATCGGTACGCACCCGTCGAAGGGGCTGCGCAAGGGCGTGGTGGTCAACATCGAGGCCACGGTCTCCTCCATCCGCCGCGCCGTCGAAGAGGCGGAGCTGATGGCGGGGGCGGAGATCTCCCACGTCTACACGGGCATCGCCGGTGGCCACATCAAGGGCTTCAACTCCCAGGGCATCGTCGCGGTGAAGGACAAGGAGGTCCGCGAGGCGGACATCGCGCGCGTCATCGACGCGGCGAAGGCGGTGGCCATTCCCCTGGACCGGGAGGTCATCCACGTCCTGCCGCAAGAGTTCATCATCGACGACCAGGGCGGCATCAAGGAGCCGCTGGGCATGGCGGGCGTGCGCCTGGAGGCCAAGGTGCACATCGTCACCGGGGCCGTCTCCAGCGCGCAGAACATCGTCAAGTGCGCCAACCGCACGGGGCTCAACGTCTCCGACATCGTCCTGCAGCCGCTGGCCAGCGCGGAGGCGGTGCTGGGCGAGGACGAGAAGGAGCTGGGCGTGTGCCTCGTCGACATCGGCGGCGGCACCACGGACATCGCCATCTTCTCCGGCGGCTCCATCGTCCACACGGCGGTGATTGCGCTGGGTGGCAACAACCTGACGAGCGACATCGCCATCGGCCTGCGCACGCCCGCGCACGAGGCCGAGCGCATCAAGCAGAAGTACGGCTGCGCGCTCGCGTCGCTCATCAACAAGGACGACACGATTGAGGTGCCCAGCGTGGGCGGCCGGCAGCCGCGCGTGCTCGGGCGGCAGATTCTCTGCGAGATTCTGGAGCCGCGCGTGGAGGAGATCTTCCAGCTCGTGCACCGTGAAATCCAGAAGTGCGGCTACGAGGACCTGCTGGCCTCGGGCGTGGTGATTACGGGTGGCTCCACGCTGCTGGCGGGCATGCCGGAGCTGGCGGAGGAAGTGCTCGGGCTGCCGGTGCGCCGGGGCATGCCGCGCGGCATCGGCGGGCTGGTGGACGTGGTGAAGAGCCCCATGTACGCCACGGGCGTGGGCCTGGTCGTCTACGGTGCCAAGCACCTGGACCGGCGCATGTTCCGCATCCGCGAGGAGAACGTGTACAAGAAGGTGAAGGGCCGCATGCGCGAGTGGCTCGAGGAAATCTTCTAG